In Thermoanaerobaculia bacterium, the following proteins share a genomic window:
- a CDS encoding helix-turn-helix domain-containing protein — protein sequence MPSAPTPSEPVAHPAGPFVLTMSRYAGGCRQPPHAHEAAQITILLRGAIREVVEGRHENGTPLSMVVKPPGVRHSDEIGPGGARTLQIAFAGVFAERLAAAGTTLGRWRWMHAGPAVRTMLALAAEYDAAGPLDAALLEDRVWDVLGTIGEDGGGRERHPSPALRRVKERIDDGDGLSVRALAREARLHPASLTRAFRRSYGTSVVSYRTRQRFRRAAEAIASGGCDLTRLAHEHGYADQAHLCRDFRRRAGLTPSGYSRLVARV from the coding sequence ATGCCCTCCGCGCCGACCCCTTCCGAGCCCGTCGCCCATCCGGCCGGTCCCTTCGTCCTGACGATGAGCCGGTATGCCGGCGGGTGCCGGCAGCCGCCGCACGCGCACGAGGCCGCCCAGATCACGATCCTCCTTCGCGGCGCGATTCGCGAGGTCGTGGAGGGGCGCCACGAGAATGGAACGCCGCTCAGCATGGTCGTCAAGCCTCCGGGGGTGCGGCATTCAGACGAGATCGGTCCCGGCGGCGCCCGCACTCTCCAGATCGCGTTCGCCGGCGTGTTCGCCGAGAGGCTGGCCGCCGCCGGCACGACCCTCGGACGGTGGCGCTGGATGCACGCGGGCCCGGCGGTGCGGACGATGCTCGCTCTCGCGGCCGAATACGACGCCGCGGGCCCCCTCGACGCCGCTCTTCTGGAAGACCGCGTCTGGGACGTGCTGGGAACGATCGGCGAGGACGGCGGCGGGAGGGAGCGCCATCCCTCCCCGGCATTGCGCCGCGTCAAGGAGAGGATCGACGACGGCGACGGCCTTTCCGTCCGGGCGCTCGCGCGGGAGGCGCGGTTGCATCCCGCTTCGTTGACGCGGGCGTTCCGCCGGTCCTACGGGACCTCGGTCGTCTCGTACCGGACGCGCCAGCGCTTTCGTCGGGCCGCAGAGGCGATCGCCTCGGGCGGGTGCGACCTCACGCGCCTTGCCCACGAGCACGGGTATGCGGACCAGGCCCATCTGTGTCGGGACTTCCGGCGGCGGGCGGGGCTCACGCCGTCCGGATATTCGCGCCTCGTCGCGCGCGTCTGA